In Nocardia sp. NBC_00403, one DNA window encodes the following:
- the nrdR gene encoding transcriptional regulator NrdR — protein sequence MHCPYCRHPDSRVVDSREAEEGAAIRRRRSCPQCGRRFTTVETAILSVVKRSGVTEPFSREKVIRGVRRACQGREVAEDALNLLAQQVEDAVRAKGSPEVPSHEVGLAILGPLRDLDEVAYLRFASVYRSFTSADDFEREIADLRRHRDEATVAATVD from the coding sequence ATGCATTGCCCGTACTGCCGACACCCTGACTCACGGGTCGTCGACTCGCGTGAGGCCGAGGAAGGTGCCGCCATCCGCCGCCGTCGTTCCTGCCCGCAGTGTGGCAGACGCTTCACCACGGTCGAGACCGCGATTCTGTCTGTGGTCAAACGCAGTGGCGTCACCGAGCCGTTCAGCCGCGAGAAGGTCATCCGCGGCGTGCGTCGTGCCTGCCAGGGACGCGAGGTCGCCGAGGATGCGCTGAACCTGCTGGCCCAGCAGGTCGAGGACGCCGTGCGGGCCAAGGGTTCGCCGGAGGTGCCGAGCCACGAAGTCGGACTGGCTATCCTCGGCCCGCTGCGTGATCTCGACGAGGTCGCCTACCTGCGCTTCGCCTCGGTCTATCGGTCCTTCACCTCCGCCGACGATTTCGAGCGCGAGATCGCGGACCTGCGCCGACATCGGGACGAGGCGACTGTCGCGGCGACCGTCGACTGA
- the lexA gene encoding transcriptional repressor LexA — MSHTDDTGDESVGGTDPSGAGADLTVRQRKVLEVIRTSVSERGYPPSIREIGDAVGLTSTSSVAHQLRTLERKGFLRRDPNRPRAVDVRGLDEAVRAVTSLSSVEESDPNRPTPTFVPVLGRIAAGGPILAEQAIEDVFPLPRELVGDGSLFLLKVVGESMIDAAICDGDWVVVRQQNVADNGDIVAAMIEGEATVKTFKRTGKDVWLMPHNPLFEPIAGNDARILGKVVTVIRKI; from the coding sequence GTGAGCCACACAGACGACACGGGCGACGAGAGCGTAGGAGGCACCGACCCATCCGGGGCCGGGGCGGATCTCACCGTGCGTCAGCGCAAGGTACTGGAGGTCATCCGCACCTCGGTGAGCGAGCGCGGCTACCCGCCGAGCATCCGGGAGATCGGCGATGCCGTCGGGCTGACCTCCACGTCGTCGGTGGCCCACCAACTCAGGACGCTGGAACGCAAAGGCTTTCTTCGCCGCGACCCGAATCGTCCACGCGCCGTGGATGTTCGCGGTCTCGACGAGGCAGTCCGCGCGGTCACCAGCCTGTCCTCGGTCGAGGAATCCGACCCGAACAGGCCGACACCGACCTTCGTCCCGGTCCTCGGCCGAATCGCCGCCGGTGGCCCGATCCTGGCCGAACAAGCGATCGAGGATGTCTTCCCGCTGCCCCGTGAATTGGTCGGCGACGGATCACTGTTCCTGCTCAAGGTCGTCGGTGAGTCGATGATCGACGCGGCGATCTGTGACGGCGACTGGGTGGTCGTGCGTCAACAGAACGTCGCCGATAACGGTGACATCGTGGCCGCGATGATCGAGGGCGAAGCGACGGTCAAGACCTTCAAACGCACCGGGAAGGATGTCTGGCTGATGCCGCACAACCCGCTGTTCGAGCCGATCGCGGGCAACGACGCGCGGATCCTCGGGAAGGTCGTCACCGTCATCCGCAAGATCTGA
- a CDS encoding Pr6Pr family membrane protein has product MNAVGMAPWWVRVLRIGFAALGLVALICGPIHDHGSFGYSLDNHFSYFTIQSNILGVIVLLAGALLDPIDQRWQLVRGAGTLYLVITGIVYAVLLAHIHAGTEQRWSDDVLHRIMPIAMIADWALVPVAIRVNGPLIAGWLAYPVAYSAYTLFQGVFVEWYPYPFIALWRQRYVSMTIGLVVLVVAFALLAGAVAALGDLSSRWRGADG; this is encoded by the coding sequence GTGAACGCCGTCGGGATGGCTCCATGGTGGGTTCGTGTCCTGCGTATCGGGTTCGCTGCGCTGGGGCTGGTGGCGCTGATCTGTGGTCCTATCCACGACCATGGATCGTTCGGCTACTCACTGGACAACCATTTCAGCTATTTCACGATCCAATCGAACATTCTCGGAGTGATCGTGCTGCTGGCCGGCGCGCTGCTCGATCCGATCGATCAGCGGTGGCAGCTGGTCCGCGGCGCCGGCACGCTGTATCTGGTCATTACCGGCATCGTGTACGCGGTACTGCTCGCGCACATCCACGCCGGGACCGAACAGCGCTGGTCCGATGACGTGCTCCATCGGATTATGCCGATCGCGATGATCGCGGATTGGGCGCTGGTGCCGGTGGCGATCAGGGTCAACGGTCCGCTGATCGCGGGCTGGCTGGCCTACCCGGTGGCATATAGCGCTTACACCCTGTTCCAGGGCGTTTTCGTGGAGTGGTATCCGTACCCGTTCATCGCCTTGTGGCGTCAGCGGTATGTGTCGATGACCATCGGCTTGGTGGTTCTGGTTGTGGCGTTCGCGCTGCTCGCGGGTGCCGTCGCCGCCCTCGGCGATCTGAGCAGCCGCTGGCGGGGTGCGGACGGTTGA
- the hrpA gene encoding ATP-dependent RNA helicase HrpA encodes MTRTADPILRELRDRLAAVTLRDEHRLRRRLDRARRDDLSAVAVDIAAAEGRIEARRAAVPEIRYPEQLPVSARRGDIAKAIAENQVVIVAGETGSGKTTQIPKICLELGRGIRGTIGHTQPRRLAARTVAERIAEELGTELGDVVGYTVRFTDQASDRTLVKLMTDGILLAEIQRDRLLRRYDTIIIDEAHERSLNIDFLLGYLKQLLPRRPDLKVIITSATIDPELFARHFSDESGTPAPIVEVSGRSYPVEIRYRPLTLELPGSSDEEDDEDTRVVDRDPVDAIGDAVGELFTEGDGDVLVFLSGEREIRDAADALRDLKLPRTEILPLYARLSTAEQHRVFAPHPGRRVVLATNVAETSLTVPGIRYVIDPGTARISRYSMRTKVQRLPIEEVSQASARQRAGRCGRVADGICIRLYSEDDFESRPAFTEPEILRTNLAAVILQMTALGLGDIENFPFVEAPDRRAIRDGIALLEELGALAPRATAEPTRRRPTSTEIDYRAQRGSDGGAGEQQQRDDSAAHTPVLDSEPTGDATLTLTPIGREMAQLPVDPRMARMLVEANRNGCLADVLVIVAALSIQDVRERPADHQQAADTKHARFVVEGSDFLAYLRLWEYLTEQRKSLSANQFRRMCRDEFLHYLRIREWQDLHGQLRTITRGLGWSTQPDGGAPGGRISDSPADGDPGPRRGRRDRRASNPKADNASTAAASGQQTGSRRGRQPESTVQAAPLDDDGTPWDSTSIHQALLAGMLSHIGVREAESREFVGARNAKFMIFPGSSLAKKPPRWVMAAELVETSRLWGRMAARVEPEWAERLAGDLVKRTYSEPHWSAKRGAARAYERVTLYGVPLVTSRPVDYGRIDPELSRELFVRHALVQGEWQTHHEFFHRNRALLDDVADLEHRARRRDILVDDEVLFEFYDRRIPADIVSVRHFDTWWRTAKRKDPAQLDFSTDTVVNEGTATLDPTDFPDAWRQGELSFPLTYQFEPGNDDDGVTVRIPVAQLAHVRPVGFDWLVPGMRDELAAAMIKTLPKTLRRTVVPAPDFAAAALAALTPRAEPLRTGLARELSRLGSVTITPKDLDPAALPDHLRMTFAATDASGRTLASGKSLSQLKTQLAAQVSASVARATAGAERAPATVWTSESLGTVESTVRREVAGQTVTGYPALVPEGDGVAVRVLSSPVEQVAAMRAGTRALVLRAIPTSPRTVTAGLPAADRLALSQNPYGSLEALVEDCRAAAADELIAAAGGPVRSPDRFDALVAAIRPKLADAVTRYVRLVVPVLAGAHQLSVALAAATDRDIADDVRHQLGELVFPGFISEWGGTRLRELPRYLRAATVRLESLPGSAVRDRQATIELDRALAAYDRLIAVLPEHRKHATAVTEIWWMIEEFRVSLFAQKLGTPYPVSAKRIEKAIDTVRR; translated from the coding sequence ATGACCAGGACAGCCGACCCGATTCTCCGCGAGCTTCGTGACCGCCTGGCCGCCGTAACCCTCCGCGACGAACACCGGTTGCGCCGACGCCTGGACCGGGCCCGTCGCGACGATCTCAGCGCCGTCGCGGTCGATATCGCGGCGGCCGAGGGACGCATCGAGGCCCGCCGCGCAGCGGTACCCGAAATCCGCTACCCCGAACAGCTGCCGGTCTCCGCACGCCGCGGAGACATCGCGAAGGCGATCGCCGAGAACCAAGTGGTGATCGTGGCAGGCGAGACCGGCTCCGGTAAGACCACCCAGATCCCCAAGATCTGCCTGGAGCTCGGCCGCGGCATTCGCGGGACGATCGGGCACACCCAGCCGCGCAGGCTAGCCGCACGCACCGTCGCCGAACGCATCGCGGAGGAGCTCGGCACCGAACTCGGTGACGTTGTCGGCTACACCGTGCGGTTCACCGATCAGGCGTCCGATCGCACGCTGGTCAAGCTGATGACCGACGGCATCCTGCTCGCGGAAATCCAGCGTGACCGGCTGCTGCGCCGCTACGACACGATCATCATCGACGAGGCGCACGAACGCAGCCTCAATATCGATTTCCTGCTCGGGTACCTCAAACAGTTACTGCCGCGCAGGCCCGATCTCAAGGTGATCATCACCTCCGCGACCATCGACCCGGAACTGTTCGCACGCCACTTCAGTGACGAATCCGGCACTCCCGCACCGATTGTCGAGGTCTCCGGCCGGTCCTATCCGGTGGAGATCCGCTACCGGCCACTCACGCTCGAACTACCCGGTTCCTCCGACGAAGAAGACGACGAAGACACCAGGGTCGTCGACCGCGACCCGGTCGACGCCATCGGCGACGCGGTCGGTGAACTCTTCACCGAGGGCGACGGCGATGTCCTGGTGTTCCTGTCCGGCGAGCGCGAAATCCGCGACGCCGCAGACGCGCTGCGCGACCTGAAGCTCCCGCGCACCGAGATCCTCCCGCTGTATGCGCGCCTGTCGACCGCCGAGCAGCATCGGGTGTTCGCCCCACATCCCGGGCGTCGTGTGGTGCTCGCCACCAATGTCGCGGAGACCTCGCTCACCGTGCCTGGCATCCGCTACGTCATCGACCCCGGCACCGCGCGCATCTCCCGGTATTCGATGCGCACCAAGGTGCAGCGCCTGCCCATCGAAGAGGTCTCGCAAGCCTCGGCCCGGCAGCGCGCCGGGCGCTGTGGTCGCGTGGCCGACGGCATCTGCATTCGCCTCTACTCCGAGGACGACTTCGAATCCAGGCCCGCCTTCACCGAACCGGAGATCCTGCGCACCAATCTGGCCGCTGTGATCCTGCAGATGACCGCGCTCGGCCTCGGTGACATCGAGAACTTTCCGTTCGTGGAGGCGCCGGACCGTCGCGCCATCCGCGACGGCATCGCATTGCTGGAGGAACTCGGGGCACTCGCTCCGCGCGCTACGGCCGAACCCACGCGGCGGCGACCCACGTCGACCGAAATCGACTACCGGGCACAGCGCGGTTCCGACGGGGGCGCAGGCGAGCAACAGCAGCGTGACGACAGCGCCGCACACACACCGGTTCTCGACAGCGAGCCGACGGGCGACGCCACGCTGACGCTGACGCCGATCGGGCGCGAAATGGCGCAACTACCGGTCGATCCGCGCATGGCGCGCATGCTTGTCGAGGCGAACCGAAACGGCTGCCTGGCCGACGTCCTGGTCATCGTGGCCGCGCTATCGATCCAAGATGTGCGTGAACGCCCCGCCGACCACCAGCAGGCCGCCGACACCAAGCACGCACGGTTCGTCGTGGAGGGCTCGGATTTCCTCGCCTACCTACGGCTATGGGAGTACCTTACCGAGCAGCGGAAATCGCTGTCCGCCAACCAGTTCCGCCGGATGTGTCGCGACGAGTTCCTGCACTACCTGCGCATTCGGGAATGGCAGGACCTACATGGGCAACTGCGGACCATCACGCGGGGACTCGGCTGGTCGACACAGCCCGACGGCGGCGCCCCCGGCGGCCGGATATCCGATTCCCCAGCAGATGGCGATCCCGGCCCGCGCCGCGGACGCCGCGACAGACGTGCATCGAACCCCAAGGCCGACAACGCTTCCACTGCTGCCGCATCCGGACAGCAGACCGGATCGCGGCGTGGTAGACAGCCCGAGTCCACAGTGCAGGCAGCACCCCTCGACGATGACGGCACCCCCTGGGATTCCACCTCGATCCACCAGGCACTGCTGGCAGGCATGCTGTCGCATATCGGTGTCCGAGAAGCGGAATCACGCGAGTTCGTCGGCGCACGCAACGCCAAGTTCATGATTTTCCCCGGCTCCTCCCTCGCGAAGAAGCCGCCGCGCTGGGTGATGGCCGCGGAACTGGTCGAGACATCGCGGCTGTGGGGCCGGATGGCCGCCAGGGTGGAACCGGAATGGGCCGAGCGCCTAGCCGGAGATCTGGTGAAACGCACCTACTCCGAACCGCATTGGTCTGCCAAGCGCGGCGCCGCCCGCGCCTACGAGCGCGTCACTCTTTACGGCGTCCCGCTGGTGACCAGCCGCCCCGTCGATTACGGGCGAATCGATCCTGAGCTGTCGCGCGAACTGTTCGTTCGACACGCACTTGTGCAGGGTGAATGGCAAACCCACCACGAGTTCTTCCACCGCAACCGCGCCCTGCTCGACGATGTGGCCGATCTGGAGCATCGTGCCCGTCGGCGCGACATTCTCGTCGATGACGAGGTGCTCTTCGAGTTCTACGATCGGCGCATCCCGGCCGACATCGTGTCGGTGCGGCATTTCGACACCTGGTGGCGCACCGCGAAGCGTAAAGATCCCGCCCAGCTGGACTTCTCGACCGACACCGTCGTCAACGAGGGCACGGCGACCCTCGATCCGACCGATTTCCCCGATGCGTGGCGTCAGGGCGAGCTGAGCTTCCCGCTCACCTACCAATTCGAGCCGGGCAACGACGACGACGGCGTCACGGTCCGCATCCCGGTAGCACAGCTGGCCCACGTTCGGCCGGTCGGGTTCGACTGGTTGGTGCCGGGCATGCGCGACGAACTCGCCGCCGCCATGATCAAGACACTGCCGAAGACGTTGCGCCGCACAGTTGTTCCGGCGCCCGACTTCGCCGCGGCGGCACTCGCCGCGCTCACCCCGCGCGCCGAACCGCTGCGCACCGGTCTGGCACGGGAGCTGTCGCGCCTCGGCTCTGTCACGATCACGCCGAAGGATCTCGACCCTGCCGCTCTGCCCGACCATCTGCGCATGACCTTCGCGGCCACCGACGCCTCCGGGCGCACCCTGGCCAGCGGCAAGAGTCTCTCTCAGCTGAAAACCCAGCTGGCCGCACAGGTTTCCGCCTCCGTCGCCCGCGCCACCGCAGGCGCGGAGCGGGCCCCTGCCACGGTGTGGACCTCGGAGTCCCTCGGCACGGTCGAATCCACCGTTCGCCGCGAAGTGGCCGGTCAGACGGTCACCGGCTATCCGGCGCTGGTGCCGGAGGGCGACGGTGTCGCCGTGCGGGTGCTCAGCTCGCCGGTCGAACAGGTCGCCGCGATGCGGGCGGGCACGCGCGCGCTGGTGCTGCGTGCGATTCCCACCTCGCCGCGTACCGTGACAGCCGGGCTGCCCGCCGCGGACCGGCTTGCGCTGAGCCAGAACCCGTATGGTTCGTTGGAGGCCCTCGTCGAGGACTGCCGGGCCGCGGCCGCCGACGAACTCATCGCCGCCGCGGGCGGTCCCGTTCGCAGTCCCGACCGTTTCGACGCCCTCGTCGCCGCTATCCGGCCGAAGCTCGCCGACGCCGTCACCCGCTACGTGCGCCTCGTGGTCCCGGTCCTTGCTGGCGCACACCAGCTTTCGGTGGCACTCGCGGCAGCCACCGACCGCGACATCGCCGACGATGTCCGCCATCAGCTCGGCGAGCTGGTGTTCCCCGGCTTCATCTCCGAATGGGGCGGCACCCGGCTTCGCGAACTGCCCCGGTATCTGCGGGCAGCGACCGTCCGCCTGGAGTCACTGCCCGGCTCGGCAGTCCGCGACCGTCAGGCCACGATCGAGCTCGACCGGGCGCTGGCCGCCTACGACCGGCTCATCGCTGTCCTTCCGGAACACCGCAAGCACGCCACCGCCGTCACCGAAATCTGGTGGATGATCGAGGAATTCCGGGTCAGCCTGTTCGCCCAGAAGCTCGGCACACCGTACCCGGTCTCGGCCAAGCGCATCGAGAAGGCGATCGACACGGTACGTCGCTAG
- a CDS encoding aminotransferase family protein translates to MSALWHGFADMGAVERDGAFVVARGEGAYIWDEAGTRYLDATAGLWFTNVGHGRAEIADAVAAQLRTIAHYSNFGDFAEPTTQLLAEKLATIAPVPDSKIFFTSGGSDSVDTAAKLARRYWHEMGRPDKTIVVGRQRAYHGMHVAGTALAGIPVNREGYGELMADARTVEWDDAKSLLALIEEIGAERIAAFFCEPIIGAGGIYLPPDGYLAEVRRICRDNDILFVVDEVVTGFGRIGGSWFASSRFDLEPDLMTTAKGLTSGYVPMGAVFIAPRIAEPFFSGGVWWRHGYTYGGHAGAAAAALANLEIVEREGLLNEAKRLESTLHNKLAPLAEHPRVAEVRSGLGAVAAIQLADPSEGLPLVKTLRAHGVSGRAAGQGAMQISPSFVMTDDQVVELVAGFTAALG, encoded by the coding sequence ATGAGTGCGCTATGGCATGGGTTCGCCGATATGGGTGCCGTCGAACGGGACGGGGCATTCGTTGTCGCGCGCGGGGAGGGCGCCTACATCTGGGACGAGGCTGGTACCAGGTATCTGGATGCGACCGCGGGCCTGTGGTTCACCAATGTCGGGCACGGGCGCGCCGAGATCGCCGATGCTGTCGCCGCGCAACTACGCACCATCGCGCACTACTCGAACTTCGGCGACTTCGCCGAACCCACCACCCAGCTGCTCGCGGAGAAGCTGGCGACGATTGCGCCGGTGCCCGACAGCAAGATCTTCTTCACCTCCGGTGGTTCGGATTCGGTCGACACCGCGGCGAAGCTGGCACGGCGGTACTGGCACGAGATGGGGCGGCCGGACAAGACGATCGTGGTCGGCCGTCAGCGCGCGTATCACGGAATGCATGTCGCGGGAACGGCGTTGGCGGGCATCCCGGTCAATCGGGAAGGCTACGGCGAACTGATGGCCGATGCGCGCACCGTCGAGTGGGATGACGCGAAATCGCTGCTTGCCTTGATCGAGGAAATCGGCGCCGAACGCATCGCGGCGTTCTTCTGCGAACCCATCATCGGCGCGGGCGGTATCTATTTGCCGCCGGACGGTTATCTGGCCGAGGTCCGCCGTATCTGCCGCGACAACGACATCCTGTTCGTGGTCGACGAGGTCGTCACGGGGTTCGGCCGTATCGGCGGATCCTGGTTCGCCTCATCCCGATTCGATCTCGAGCCCGACCTCATGACCACCGCGAAGGGCCTGACTTCCGGCTATGTTCCGATGGGTGCGGTCTTCATCGCCCCGCGCATTGCTGAACCGTTCTTCAGCGGGGGCGTGTGGTGGCGTCATGGCTACACCTATGGCGGTCATGCCGGCGCCGCCGCGGCCGCGCTGGCGAATTTGGAGATCGTCGAGCGCGAGGGCTTGTTGAACGAGGCGAAGCGCCTGGAATCGACCCTGCACAACAAGTTGGCACCGTTGGCCGAGCATCCGCGCGTCGCCGAAGTGCGCAGCGGTCTCGGTGCGGTCGCCGCGATCCAGCTCGCTGACCCCTCGGAAGGGCTTCCGCTGGTGAAAACCCTTCGTGCACATGGTGTTTCGGGTCGCGCGGCAGGTCAGGGGGCGATGCAGATCTCGCCGTCGTTCGTGATGACCGATGATCAGGTCGTCGAGCTGGTCGCGGGGTTCACCGCCGCCCTCGGCTGA
- a CDS encoding Pr6Pr family membrane protein, whose product MTAGAASLWIRIPRFAFAALGIFALVWIPIRNLDDAGFSVANYVSYFTIQSNVLAVIVLLVGAVRDPRDRRWQAIRGATTLYLLITGVVYAVLLAKVDVMLTDKWINDVLHRILPIVVVLDWILVPATLGITSTLVGAWLIYPAGYGAYTLIRGAIVDWYPYPFLDPREQGYISLIIGLVILSGVFALLAIAVVSLGVLTARRREPATTD is encoded by the coding sequence ATGACCGCCGGTGCTGCTTCGCTGTGGATTCGTATCCCGCGCTTCGCGTTTGCCGCACTCGGCATCTTCGCGCTGGTGTGGATACCTATCCGCAACCTAGACGACGCCGGCTTCTCCGTCGCCAACTACGTCAGCTACTTCACCATCCAATCCAATGTTCTCGCTGTCATCGTCCTGCTGGTCGGCGCCGTGCGTGACCCCCGTGATCGCCGTTGGCAGGCCATCCGTGGCGCGACCACGCTGTACCTGCTCATCACCGGCGTCGTCTATGCCGTCCTGCTTGCCAAGGTCGACGTGATGCTTACCGACAAGTGGATCAACGACGTCCTGCACCGCATCCTGCCCATCGTCGTGGTGCTGGACTGGATCCTGGTCCCCGCGACCCTCGGCATCACCAGCACACTGGTCGGCGCCTGGCTGATCTACCCGGCCGGCTACGGCGCCTACACCCTCATCCGCGGCGCGATAGTCGACTGGTACCCCTATCCCTTCCTTGATCCCCGCGAGCAGGGCTACATCTCGCTGATCATCGGTCTGGTCATCCTCTCGGGCGTCTTCGCCCTGCTTGCCATAGCCGTTGTCTCTCTCGGTGTACTCACTGCCCGCCGGCGCGAACCTGCCACGACGGACTGA
- a CDS encoding GNAT family N-acetyltransferase, whose product MPSDTDEHLLRPHPPRASTTTPPVQIIVDDLSGPRIAALLGEHLADMQANSPACSMHALDLDALRVPGITLWSVWDDTDLLGCGALKQLDPTHGEIKSMRTAAAHTGRGIATLLLDHIITTTRSHGYHRLSLETGASDFYTPAQRLYTRHGFERCAPFADYTADPHSVYMTRAL is encoded by the coding sequence ATGCCGAGCGACACCGATGAGCACCTACTGCGACCGCACCCACCACGGGCGTCGACAACCACGCCCCCGGTCCAGATCATCGTCGACGACCTCTCCGGCCCCCGGATCGCCGCTCTGCTCGGCGAGCATCTGGCCGACATGCAGGCCAACTCCCCCGCCTGCAGCATGCACGCTCTCGACCTCGACGCGCTGCGCGTGCCCGGCATCACCCTCTGGAGCGTGTGGGACGACACCGACCTCCTCGGCTGCGGCGCCCTCAAACAACTCGATCCCACCCACGGCGAGATCAAGTCCATGCGCACCGCCGCCGCCCACACCGGCCGCGGCATCGCCACACTGCTGCTCGACCACATCATCACGACGACCCGCTCCCACGGCTACCACCGCCTCAGCCTGGAAACCGGCGCCTCGGACTTCTACACCCCCGCCCAACGTCTCTACACCCGCCACGGCTTCGAACGCTGCGCGCCGTTCGCCGACTACACCGCCGACCCGCACAGCGTCTACATGACCCGCGCCCTCTGA
- a CDS encoding DUF1152 domain-containing protein: MRTPEIFTRLDGRTSVLIAGAGGGFDVYAGLPLAFALRAAGVSVHLANLSFTRLETLDPSVWLNGRVAAITPDVAGPENYFPERTLARWLALHDEPSTVYAFPRTGVRELRAAYRTLLELLDIDAVVLIDGGTDILLRGDEYLLGTPEEDVASLAAVAGIDETPVRLVAALGFGIDAFHGVNHVQVLENIAELDTAGAYLGAFSIPGDCPEARRYRAAVEHAAALTPKRPSLVNGQIAAALSGRHGDVPIGGRSRATDLFVNPLMAMYFTFDLPGLAARNAYLPTLEDTVDIADISLRIGEYRAQITVRPPRTFPH, translated from the coding sequence ATGCGAACACCAGAAATATTCACTCGCCTCGACGGCCGCACATCAGTGCTGATCGCGGGGGCGGGTGGTGGATTCGACGTATACGCCGGTCTCCCACTGGCATTCGCGCTCCGCGCGGCAGGAGTTTCGGTCCACCTGGCCAATCTCTCGTTCACACGACTGGAGACTCTCGACCCTTCGGTGTGGTTGAACGGCAGGGTCGCGGCGATCACCCCCGATGTCGCGGGCCCGGAGAACTATTTTCCCGAACGCACCCTGGCGAGGTGGCTCGCGCTGCACGACGAGCCATCGACGGTCTACGCTTTTCCGCGCACCGGTGTCCGGGAGCTCCGGGCCGCGTATCGGACACTGCTCGAGCTGCTCGATATAGACGCCGTCGTATTGATCGACGGCGGGACCGACATCCTGCTTCGCGGCGATGAGTATCTGCTCGGCACACCGGAGGAGGACGTGGCCAGTCTTGCCGCAGTCGCCGGAATCGATGAGACGCCGGTGCGACTGGTCGCCGCACTCGGCTTCGGCATCGATGCGTTTCACGGGGTCAACCATGTCCAGGTGCTCGAGAATATCGCCGAGCTCGACACGGCAGGCGCCTACCTGGGCGCGTTCTCGATACCCGGCGATTGCCCGGAAGCTCGGCGCTACCGCGCGGCCGTCGAGCATGCCGCCGCGCTGACGCCCAAGCGCCCGAGTTTGGTCAACGGGCAGATCGCGGCAGCACTATCCGGGCGGCACGGCGACGTGCCGATCGGTGGTAGAAGCCGGGCCACCGACCTCTTCGTCAACCCGCTGATGGCGATGTACTTCACTTTCGACCTGCCGGGGCTGGCAGCACGCAACGCGTATCTGCCGACTCTAGAAGACACCGTGGATATCGCCGATATATCGCTCCGGATCGGGGAGTACCGAGCGCAGATCACCGTGCGGCCGCCTCGTACGTTCCCGCACTGA